One Bradyrhizobium sp. ISRA464 genomic window carries:
- a CDS encoding tetratricopeptide repeat protein — translation MERRLAAILCADIAGYSRMMGADEAGTHASFKAHRSAIYPIILNHGGRIVKNTGDGFLLEFPSIIGAIEAAVAMQSLMAERNEHLPADRAMHFRMGVHMGDVMADEDEVFGDDVNIAVRLETVAAPGGIAVSEKARTEAGRRLAVTLIDAGPHRFKNIAEPINVWTWSPAGSEVQEKPPQEGPHLPGQYRTAIVGVLPFDNLSGSADEYFSDGLTEDLIHALSLQSFYRVLSRNSTFAYKGKNVSTRLIAREIDATYLIQGSVRRAGNKIRVTAELIAPEKGEQLWTGRYDRDMGDLFAMQDEITANLSAAVAQEIYRAEASAPARSPNSELTAWDRFLKGLSHYYQQTKADFETAIALFKEAIELDPGLSIARAYLALIQIQGAQFGWIQSTRELWASSVSLAESSVRLDPRSSFAFSLLAYLHAMQGHYEAAMDAIKRAIELNPYDMGARGVLGICHMVVGDHRKAVELFSTAVQRGNSDPRYQWAALNAFSHYLLGQYDASLSWSREALYLNPNHLQGLAIRAAALAQLGRSNEATEAAEALLGNYPTLTVERHLRNFHWKNPADIAHYREGLLKAGVPFGKLALVASSSRFAVDS, via the coding sequence ATGGAAAGACGGCTAGCTGCCATTCTTTGCGCTGATATCGCCGGTTATTCCCGCATGATGGGTGCCGACGAGGCGGGCACGCATGCCTCGTTCAAGGCCCATCGCAGCGCGATCTACCCGATCATCCTCAACCATGGCGGCCGGATCGTCAAAAATACCGGCGACGGCTTCCTGCTGGAATTTCCGAGCATCATCGGCGCCATCGAGGCCGCGGTCGCGATGCAGAGCCTGATGGCCGAGCGCAACGAGCACCTGCCGGCCGACCGCGCCATGCACTTCCGGATGGGCGTCCATATGGGCGACGTCATGGCCGACGAGGACGAGGTGTTCGGCGACGACGTCAACATCGCCGTCCGCCTCGAGACGGTCGCAGCTCCCGGCGGCATCGCGGTGTCGGAGAAGGCGCGCACCGAGGCGGGGCGGCGGCTTGCCGTCACCCTGATCGACGCCGGCCCGCACCGCTTCAAGAACATCGCCGAGCCGATCAATGTCTGGACCTGGTCGCCGGCGGGATCGGAAGTCCAGGAGAAGCCCCCGCAGGAGGGGCCGCATCTGCCGGGGCAGTACCGGACCGCGATCGTCGGCGTGTTGCCGTTCGACAATCTCAGCGGCAGCGCCGACGAATATTTCTCCGACGGTCTGACCGAGGATCTGATCCACGCGCTGTCGCTGCAATCCTTCTATCGCGTGCTGAGCCGGAACTCGACCTTCGCCTACAAAGGCAAGAACGTCAGCACCCGCCTGATCGCGCGCGAGATCGACGCAACCTATCTGATCCAGGGTTCGGTGCGGCGCGCCGGCAACAAGATCCGCGTCACCGCCGAATTGATCGCGCCGGAGAAAGGCGAGCAGCTGTGGACCGGACGCTACGACCGTGACATGGGCGACCTGTTCGCGATGCAGGACGAGATCACGGCCAACCTCTCGGCTGCGGTCGCGCAGGAGATCTATCGCGCCGAGGCCTCCGCGCCGGCGCGCTCGCCGAACTCCGAGTTGACGGCGTGGGATCGCTTCCTCAAAGGCCTGTCACACTACTATCAGCAAACCAAGGCTGATTTCGAAACCGCAATCGCCCTGTTCAAGGAAGCGATCGAGCTCGATCCCGGGCTCTCGATAGCGCGCGCCTATCTCGCGCTGATCCAGATCCAGGGTGCCCAGTTCGGCTGGATTCAAAGCACGCGTGAGCTATGGGCGTCATCGGTCAGTCTGGCGGAGAGCAGCGTCCGGCTCGACCCGCGCTCCTCGTTCGCATTTTCGCTGCTGGCCTATCTGCACGCGATGCAGGGTCACTACGAAGCTGCGATGGACGCCATCAAGCGGGCGATCGAGCTCAATCCCTACGACATGGGAGCGCGCGGCGTGCTCGGGATCTGTCACATGGTGGTCGGCGACCACCGCAAGGCGGTCGAGCTGTTCTCGACGGCGGTCCAGCGCGGCAACAGCGACCCCCGCTACCAATGGGCGGCGCTGAACGCGTTCAGCCATTACTTGCTCGGACAATATGACGCATCGCTGTCGTGGTCGCGCGAGGCGCTTTATCTCAACCCGAACCATCTGCAGGGCCTTGCGATCCGCGCCGCGGCGCTCGCTCAACTCGGACGTTCGAACGAGGCCACAGAGGCGGCCGAGGCGCTGCTCGGCAATTATCCGACGCTCACGGTCGAACGGCACTTGCGCAATTTCCACTGGAAGAACCCGGCCGACATCGCCCACTATCGTGAGGGGCTCTTGAAAGCCGGCGTCCCCTTCGGCAAGCTCGCTTTGGTTGCATCCTCATCAAGGTTCGCCGTAGACTCCTGA
- a CDS encoding alpha/beta hydrolase — protein sequence MTLVSIPANPVPEDVVSGTIKTPDGAELRFARWAPPPGRKGTVCVFTGRGEMIEKYFETVRDLRDRGFAVAMIDWRGQGHSSRRLRDPRKGYVRAFADYEIDVETFVQQVVLPDCPPPYFALAHSMGGAVMLRLAHAGKRWFDRMVLSAPMIDLPGRRVSFVPSALLRLMRLTGQGGNYVPGGSDKLVGLSDFAGNPLTNDPVRYARNAAILEEDPTLGIAAPTVAWADTAFTAMRTFRGLSYPSDIRQPILMLAASNDQVVSTPAIEEFAYHLRAGSHLVIAGSKHEILQEQDRYRAQFWAAFDAFVPGTPLFK from the coding sequence ATGACGCTCGTCTCGATTCCTGCCAATCCGGTTCCGGAGGACGTTGTCAGCGGCACGATCAAGACCCCAGACGGAGCGGAGCTTCGTTTTGCGCGATGGGCGCCGCCGCCCGGCCGCAAGGGCACCGTCTGTGTCTTCACCGGGCGCGGCGAGATGATCGAGAAATACTTCGAGACCGTGCGCGATTTGCGCGATCGCGGCTTCGCGGTGGCGATGATCGATTGGCGCGGACAGGGCCACTCGTCGCGGCGGCTGCGCGATCCCCGCAAGGGCTATGTGCGCGCCTTCGCCGACTATGAGATCGACGTCGAGACCTTCGTGCAGCAGGTGGTGCTGCCGGATTGTCCGCCGCCCTACTTCGCGTTGGCGCATTCGATGGGCGGGGCGGTGATGCTGCGGCTGGCGCATGCGGGCAAGCGCTGGTTCGACCGTATGGTGCTGTCGGCGCCGATGATCGACCTGCCGGGCCGCCGCGTGTCGTTCGTCCCGAGCGCGCTGTTGCGGCTCATGCGGTTGACCGGGCAGGGCGGCAACTATGTTCCGGGCGGCAGCGACAAGCTCGTCGGCTTGTCCGACTTCGCCGGCAATCCCCTGACCAACGATCCTGTGCGCTACGCCCGCAACGCTGCGATCCTGGAGGAAGATCCGACGCTCGGCATCGCGGCGCCGACGGTTGCCTGGGCCGACACGGCGTTCACCGCGATGCGCACCTTCCGCGGCCTGTCCTATCCGTCAGACATCCGCCAACCGATCTTGATGCTCGCGGCGAGCAACGACCAGGTGGTGTCGACGCCGGCGATCGAGGAGTTTGCCTATCATCTGCGCGCCGGCTCGCACCTCGTGATCGCCGGCTCCAAGCACGAGATCCTGCAGGAGCAGGACCGTTACCGCGCGCAATTCTGGGCGGCGTTCGACGCCTTCGTGCCGGGCACGCCGCTGTTCAAGTGA
- a CDS encoding Hsp20 family protein has protein sequence MRSYDLTPFYRSTVGFDRLFNLLDQVTSDGSPGYPPYNIERTGENAYRISVAVSGFSQAELSIVAKENTLTIKGEKTANETSGNNSEVLYRGIASRAFERVFQLADFVQVKNASLENGLLHVDLVREIPEAKKPRSIPISGEKAPQVVDGSANKVAA, from the coding sequence ATGCGTAGCTACGATCTCACCCCGTTCTATCGTTCCACCGTCGGCTTTGACCGCCTCTTCAACCTGCTCGACCAGGTGACCTCGGACGGCAGTCCCGGTTATCCCCCCTACAACATCGAGCGCACCGGCGAGAACGCTTACCGGATCAGCGTTGCGGTCTCCGGCTTCTCACAGGCCGAACTCTCGATCGTCGCGAAGGAAAACACGCTGACGATCAAGGGCGAGAAGACCGCCAACGAGACCTCCGGCAACAACTCGGAAGTGCTCTATCGCGGCATCGCTTCGCGTGCCTTCGAGCGCGTCTTCCAGCTTGCCGACTTCGTACAGGTGAAGAACGCCTCGCTCGAGAACGGCCTGCTCCACGTCGATCTCGTCCGCGAGATCCCCGAGGCCAAGAAGCCCCGCAGCATTCCGATCAGCGGCGAGAAGGCCCCACAGGTCGTCGACGGCTCGGCCAACAAGGTTGCTGCCTGA